One window of the Diospyros lotus cultivar Yz01 chromosome 12, ASM1463336v1, whole genome shotgun sequence genome contains the following:
- the LOC127786504 gene encoding F-box/LRR-repeat protein 17-like, with protein MQGHQPHPATLGADYSTSGADQPKRGKKRGGYNCGRCGLPKKGHSCHVLPTTPTLTAAACAASSPLSSVRPPSLPRQTHPQIRRALSFDDIDARDLSESDDDGDDGAPELEVEMGSGQFPVSCLWEVLRRLPPPALLSAAKVCKGWRDTARRVWRAAEELRLRVPANAHLGFVGLVLKKCPGLVRLSLRMESDVDATMLACIAFSCPNLKSMEVFTSGTSVNRITGDELGRFVADKRCLTSLKMEGCSNLSSFVLCSSSLSIFWLSGLHSLSKTVFNCPNMKEISLDFSRQENDNTDLTAMVDGMGRGCPRLQNIRIASVRLSHSVVLALTAAKLRGLQMLSLVLGSEITDASVAAISSTYSNLELLDLSGSSISDSGIGMICNVFPETLSSLLLALCPNITSSGIQFAAAQLPFLELMDCGMTICDSSPESQISEECSDIVLQKTPNSKLHLIYQKLIIKHGRLKKLSLWGCSGLDALYLNCPELNDLNLNSCANLHPERLLLQCPNLESVHVSGCQDILVEAIRDQVCSELVGAESYYPRKRLADSSKRVRVPLFVSQQDCGGGDKGMRLFKRQCAVIVD; from the exons ATGCAGGGCCACCAGCCGCACCCCGCCACTCTCGGCGCCGACTACTCCACTTCCGGCGCCGATCAACCCAAGAGAGGCAAAAAGCGGGGCGGCTATAACTGTGGCCGTTGCGGTCTCCCCAAGAAAGGCCATTCCTGTCATGTTCTGCCCACCACCCCCACCCTCACCGCCGCCGCATGCGCGGCGTCTTCCCCTCTCTCGTCTGTCCGCCCGCCGTCGCTGCCCCGCCAGACTCATCCTCAAATCCGGAGAGCGCTTTCTTTCGACGACATTGATGCCCGGGACTTGTCCGAGTCTGACGACGACGGGGACGACGGTGCGCCTGAGTTGGAGGTCGAAATGGGATCCGGTCAGTTTCCGGTGAGTTGTTTGTGGGAGGTGCTGAGGAGGTTGCCGCCGCCGGCGCTGCTATCCGCGGCGAAGGTGTGTAAGGGGTGGAGGGACACGGCTAGGAGGGTTTGGAGGGCGGCGGAGGAGCTGAGGCTTAGGGTTCCGGCGAACGCTCATCTTGGATTTGTTGGATTGGTGCTGAAGAAGTGTCCGGGGCTTGTTAGGCTCTCTCTTAGGATGGAAAG TGATGTGGATGCAACAATGCTGGCTTGCATTGCTTTCTCTTGTCCTAACCTGAAATCCATGGAGGTCTTCACATCTGGTACTTCAGTCAACCGGATAACTGG GGATGAATTAGGCCGTTTTGTTGCTGATAAAAGATGTCTTACGAGCCTGAAGATGGAAGGTTGTTCTAACCTCAGCAGTTTTGTTCTTTGTTCATCTAGTCTTTCTATATTTTGGCTTTCAGGGCTTCACTCCCTCTCTAAGACG GTTTTCAACTGCCCCAATATGAAGGAGATTTCCCTAGATTTTTCCCGCCAAGAAAATGACAATACTGACCTTACTGCAATGGTGGATGGTATGGGAAGAGGCTGCCCAAGGCTACAGAACATACGCATAGCATCAGTTCGACTTTCTCATTCTGTTGTGCTAGCTCTAACAGCAGCAAAATTGAG AGGGTTGCAAATGCTTTCTCTTGTTCTTGGATCAGAAATTACTGATGCATCTGTGGCAGCAATTTCTTCGACCTACTCAAACCTAGAATTGCTTGATTTAAGTGG CTCCAGCATCAGTGACAGTGGCATTGGAATGATCTGCAATGTGTTCCCTGAAACATTATCAAGCCTTCTTCTTGCTCTCTGTCCCAACATTACTTCAA GTGGAATCCAATTTGCTGCAGCTCAACTGCCTTTTCTTGAACTCATGGATTGTGGAATGACCATATGTGATTCCAGTCCCGAGAGTCAAATATCTGAAGAATGCTCTGACATTGTGTTGCAGAAAACTCCAAACAGCAAGCTGCACCTTATTTACCAGAAGCTTATAATCAAGCACGGCAGACTGAAAAAGCTAAGCTTGTGGGGTTGTTCTGGCCTGGAT GCTTTGTATTTGAATTGCCCAGAACTCAATGATTTGAATCTAAATTCTTGTGCCAATTTGCACCCTG AGAGATTGCTACTTCAGTGTCCAAATCTGGAAAGTGTGCACGTGTCTGGTTGCCAAGATATTCTAGTTGAAGCCATTCGAGATCAG GTTTGTAGTGAATTGGTTGGTGCAGAGAGCTATTATCCTCGTAAGCGATTAGCTGATAGTTCTAAGAGAGTCCGGGTCCCACTTTTTGTCAGCCAACAG GATTGTGGCGGCGGCGACAAGGGAATGAGGTTATTCAAGCGACAATGTGCTGTAATTGTGGATTAA
- the LOC127786567 gene encoding auxin-responsive protein IAA14-like gives MEVVGLRMKEEIKATVFNFDTGTELRLGLPGGGGAVEEVAVAVKNSSSAIINANGKRGFEESGGVDLKLNLSSSKEADHIHRPGDEKATITSTAKAQVVGWPPVGSFRKNILQAAQKSGCAEESEKAGGNAAAALVKVSMDGAPYLRKVDLKTYLSYQELSDALVNMFRSFAIGKCGAQGMKDFLNESKLTDLLNGSDYVPTYEDGDGDWLLVGDVPWEMFVESCKRLRIMKGKEAVGLAPRAMEKRKSRR, from the exons ATGGAAGTTGTCGGCCTTAGAATGAAGGAGGAGATTAAGGCTACTGTGTTTAATTTCGACACAGGGACGGAGTTAAGGCTGGGCTTGCCCGGCGGCGGCGGAGCAGTTGAAGAAGTAGCTGTGGCGGTGAAGAACAGTAGCAGTGCTATTATTAATGCTAACGGCAAGCGAGGGTTCGAGGAAAGCGGTGGTGTGGATTTGAAGCTCAACCTCTCCAGCTCCAAGGAAGCTGATCATATCCATCGGCCTGGCGACGAGAAAGCCACGATTACCTCCACCGCCAA GGCACAGGTGGTGGGCTGGCCGCCGGTGGGATCTTTCCGGAAGAATATACTGCAGGCGGCGCAGAAGAGCGGCTGCGCTGAGGAGAGCGAGAAGGCCGGCGGCAATGCGGCAGCGGCGCTGGTGAAGGTTAGCATGGATGGCGCACCTTACCTACGCAAAGTGGATTTAAAGACGTACCTGAGCTACCAAGAGCTTTCTGATGCCTTGGTCAACATGTTTCGCTCCTTCGCCATTG GTAAATGTGGAGCTCAAGGAATGAAGGATTTCTTGAACGAGAGCAAGCTCACGGATCTGTTGAATGGTTCTGATTACGTTCCTACCTATGAAGACGGCGACGGCGATTGGCTGCTCGTCGGCGATGTCCCATGGGA GATGTTTGTTGAATCTTGCAAGCGGCTACGTATAATGAAGGGAAAGGAGGCCGTCGGACTCG CACCAAGAGCTATGGAGAAACGCAAGAGCAGGCGCTGA
- the LOC127786580 gene encoding auxin-induced protein 22D-like isoform X2, which yields MERQTCYESDHFKATELRLGLPGTDGQPEKQPSSSFRSNKRASPEISEEDCAPPAKAQVVGWPPVRSYRKNCFQPKKSDADASGMYLKVSMDGAPYLRKIDLKIYQSYPDLLKSLEAMFKCTIGVYSEREGYSESDYAPTYEDKDGDWMLVGDVPWEMFVTCCRRLRIMKGSEAKGLGCL from the exons ATGGAAAGGCAGACATGTTACGAATCTGATCATTTCAAAGCGACGGAGCTAAGACTAGGGTTGCCGGGGACCGATGGACAGCCGGAGAAACAACCTTCTTCTAGCTTCAGAAGCAACAAGAGAGCCTCGCCGGAGATCAGCGAAGAAGATTGTGCCCCTCCTGCCAA GGCACAAGTTGTGGGGTGGCCACCGGTCCGTTCTTACCGGAAAAATTGCTTCCAGCCGAAAAAAAGCGACGCCGATGCTTCCGGGATGTACCTCAAAGTGAGCATGGACGGAGCGCCTTATCTCAGGAAGATCGATCTGAAGATTTACCAAAGCTATCCAGATCTCCTCAAGTCCTTGGAAGCCATGTTTAAATGCACCATTG GCGTGTACTCGGAGAGGGAAGGGTACAGTGAATCGGATTATGCTCCGACCTACGAAGATAAAGATGGGGACTGGATGCTAGTGGGAGATGTGCCATGGGAGATGTTTGTTACTTGCTGCAGAAGGCTGAGAATAATGAAAGGATCTGAAGCTAAGGGTTTGGGGTGTCTATAG
- the LOC127786580 gene encoding auxin-induced protein 22D-like isoform X1, whose protein sequence is MERQTCYESDHFKATELRLGLPGTDGQPEKQPSSSFRSNKRASPEISEEDCAPPANRAQVVGWPPVRSYRKNCFQPKKSDADASGMYLKVSMDGAPYLRKIDLKIYQSYPDLLKSLEAMFKCTIGVYSEREGYSESDYAPTYEDKDGDWMLVGDVPWEMFVTCCRRLRIMKGSEAKGLGCL, encoded by the exons ATGGAAAGGCAGACATGTTACGAATCTGATCATTTCAAAGCGACGGAGCTAAGACTAGGGTTGCCGGGGACCGATGGACAGCCGGAGAAACAACCTTCTTCTAGCTTCAGAAGCAACAAGAGAGCCTCGCCGGAGATCAGCGAAGAAGATTGTGCCCCTCCTGCCAA CAGGGCACAAGTTGTGGGGTGGCCACCGGTCCGTTCTTACCGGAAAAATTGCTTCCAGCCGAAAAAAAGCGACGCCGATGCTTCCGGGATGTACCTCAAAGTGAGCATGGACGGAGCGCCTTATCTCAGGAAGATCGATCTGAAGATTTACCAAAGCTATCCAGATCTCCTCAAGTCCTTGGAAGCCATGTTTAAATGCACCATTG GCGTGTACTCGGAGAGGGAAGGGTACAGTGAATCGGATTATGCTCCGACCTACGAAGATAAAGATGGGGACTGGATGCTAGTGGGAGATGTGCCATGGGAGATGTTTGTTACTTGCTGCAGAAGGCTGAGAATAATGAAAGGATCTGAAGCTAAGGGTTTGGGGTGTCTATAG